The genomic region TTGTCGGGCCCGACGAACCACTGCCCGCCGGCTTCGATGGCGAGCGCCGGCCGGTCGCTGCCGACGCCCGGGTCGACCACGGCGAGGAAAAGGGAACCGGCGGGAAAGGCGGGCGCCAGGGCGGCCAGCAGGTAGGCCGCCGCCCGAGGATCGAAGGCCGGCGCGTCGGCGACCAGGTCGATCACCGGCACACCCGGCGCCTCGCGGTGCAGCACCGACCTAACCTGGCCCAGGTAAGGGCCCTCGAGCCCGAAATCGGTGAACAGCAGGATCATCGGCCCGGTTTTCTCCACAGCAATTTTCCCCCGCCAGGATCCCCCGCCCTAGACAGCAGGGAGACTACAGGATATCGTGTTGAGCAGTCTCCTGATCGCAACATGTAGATAGAGCCCCAATATCTAGAAAGCGAGGAAGCACTCAATGACCTGGACGCCGGAGCGCATCGAAGAACTGACGAAGCTGTGGGACGCGGGCTACACGGCCTCTCATATCGGCAAGCTGCTAGGTGTCTCCAAGAACGCCGTGGTCGGCAAGGCGCATCGCCTCAAGCTCGCCTCTCGGCCCTCGCCGATCCGCAGCGGCCCGTCGGTGCCGCGCCTGAGGACTCCGGCGCCCAAGGTGCGCCGCCCGGCCCTCGAGGTGGTGGCCAAGCCAGCGCCCCGGCCAGCCCGGACACCGCGCCGGCGCACGGCCGGCGGGCCCGGCTGCCTCTGGCCGATCGGCGATCCCGGCGACCCGGATTTCCATTTCTGCGGCGAGAACGCGGTTCCCGGCAAGCCCTATTGCGAGGCGCACTGCGCCCGGGCCTACATCGTCAAGTCGCGCCCGGGTTCCGAGGCAGCCTGACCCTGCGGGCCGCGCACGTCCGGTGCGCGGTCTTACGCCAGCAAAGCCACGCCCTCGCGGCGCGGGTCGCCCGCCGCCTCCAGGGCGCCCTTCCGGTCCCGCCGGGCGCAGTGCACGCCGCCGAAGAAGAAGCTCTGGCGCGGCCATTCCATGGTCCGCTCGCTGGCGGCGCCGACCGCGTCCCGCGCCGCCTTCCCCAGGTCCTGCTCCAGGTTGCTGAGGCCGTTCTCGAAGTGCACCCGCGGCGCCTCGACCGCCTCGGCGGCGCCGCAATCGAAGTCGATCAGGTTGACGAGTGTCTGGAGGATCGCCGTGCGAATGCGGTTCGATCCGCCCGAGCCCAGCGCGGCGACCGAGCCGTCCTGGAGGAAGGCGAGCGAGGGGGCCATCATGGAAGAGAGCCGGCAGTCGGCGTGCCAGGCGTGGAAGCCGCGCGGGTTGAGATCCTCCTCGCCCAGCATGTTGTTCAGGATGATTCCGGTCTCGCCCAGCAGCACGCCGCAGCCCTCGCCGTTCGAGAGGCTCATCGAGGCCAGGTTTCCGAACGCGTCGATCACGCTGATTTGGGTGGTGCCGCGCGGAGCGGCGGGCCGGCCGGCCACCTCCCGGGCGTAGGCTGAGAGCAGGTCCGGATCGAACAGGCGGCGCGCCGCCGCTTCCTCTTCGACCTCGTCGCTGGCCTCGTGGAGCCGGCTCTCGATCCGCGCCCGGTTGGTCAGCGCCATGACCCGCACCAGGGTCTCGAGGTGCCGGGCGCCGCCGAAGTCCTCCGGCCGGAAGTCCTGTTCGGCGAGGAGCGCGAGCGCGAAGGCGATCAGGATGCCGCCCGAGGAGGGCGTCGGATTGGTCAGGATCGTGGCGCCCCGGTAGCGCCGCTCCAGCGGGCGGCGCCGCGCGACCTCGTAGCCCGCAAGGTCGGCCGCGGTCAGGAGCCCTCCGCCGCTCCGGCAGCTCTCGACCAGAGCCTTGCCGAGGTCGCCCTCGTAGAACAGGCGGGCGCCGTCGCGCGCCAAGGCCTCGAGAGTGTCCGCGAGCTGCGGATTGGCGATCCGCTCGCCCGCCTCGAGCAGGTCGCCACCCGGCCCGGTGAAGAGGGCTCGGCAGGCCGCGCCGGCCCGCAGGATCGGGCCCACCACGCGGAAGACGTAGGCGTCGATCGGCCGCACCGACACGCCGGCCCTGGCCATGCGCGCCGCCGGCTCGATCAGGCGGGCCAGCGGCAGGGTGGCCAAGTCCTGGTGAATCGCGAAGAGGCCCGCGACGCTGCCCGGGGTGGCCATCGCGCCGAGGCCGATGTGGAACTCTTGGGTCGCCGTTCCGAAGTCGGCGTGGATCGGATAGAAGTCGAGCCCGTCCGGCGGCAGGCGGCGGCGCGGGGTCTGAACGAAGAAGTCGTAGAGCCGGGCCTCGCCCTCGGCGGGCTGCGCCAGGAGAAAGCCGCCGCCGCCCAGCGAGGCCAGAACCGGCTCCGCCACAGTGGCGGCACAGAAGCCCGCGAGCGCGGCGTCGAAGGCGTTGCCGCCGTCGGCCAGGAC from Kiloniellales bacterium harbors:
- a CDS encoding SAM-dependent chlorinase/fluorinase codes for the protein MILLFTDFGLEGPYLGQVRSVLHREAPGVPVIDLVADAPAFDPRAAAYLLAALAPAFPAGSLFLAVVDPGVGSDRPALAIEAGGQWFVGPD
- a CDS encoding GcrA family cell cycle regulator — translated: MTWTPERIEELTKLWDAGYTASHIGKLLGVSKNAVVGKAHRLKLASRPSPIRSGPSVPRLRTPAPKVRRPALEVVAKPAPRPARTPRRRTAGGPGCLWPIGDPGDPDFHFCGENAVPGKPYCEAHCARAYIVKSRPGSEAA
- a CDS encoding gamma-glutamyltransferase — translated: MSKNHKGAVACGHPATAEAVREVLADGGNAFDAALAGFCAATVAEPVLASLGGGGFLLAQPAEGEARLYDFFVQTPRRRLPPDGLDFYPIHADFGTATQEFHIGLGAMATPGSVAGLFAIHQDLATLPLARLIEPAARMARAGVSVRPIDAYVFRVVGPILRAGAACRALFTGPGGDLLEAGERIANPQLADTLEALARDGARLFYEGDLGKALVESCRSGGGLLTAADLAGYEVARRRPLERRYRGATILTNPTPSSGGILIAFALALLAEQDFRPEDFGGARHLETLVRVMALTNRARIESRLHEASDEVEEEAAARRLFDPDLLSAYAREVAGRPAAPRGTTQISVIDAFGNLASMSLSNGEGCGVLLGETGIILNNMLGEEDLNPRGFHAWHADCRLSSMMAPSLAFLQDGSVAALGSGGSNRIRTAILQTLVNLIDFDCGAAEAVEAPRVHFENGLSNLEQDLGKAARDAVGAASERTMEWPRQSFFFGGVHCARRDRKGALEAAGDPRREGVALLA